The following proteins are encoded in a genomic region of Desulfosoma sp.:
- the ruvB gene encoding Holliday junction branch migration DNA helicase RuvB, which yields MTDRLLEPRPREDELRLEASLRPRTLDEYLGQRELKEKLSIFIQAARQRDEPLDHVLLHGHPGLGKTSLACIISRELGVPFRSTSGPVIERPGDLAAILTNLEPRSVLFIDEIHRLNHVVEEILYPAMEDFQLDIIIGQGPSARTIKLDLPPFTLVGATTRAGLLSPPLRDRFGVVLRLEFYRVEDLKEIVLRAARLLGLAIDDEGAHEIARRSRGTPRIANRLLRRVRDFAQVRAQGFITRDVADTALQMLDVDERGFDRMDRRILSTIIEKYDGGPVGIETLAAAVSEEKETLEEVYEPYLIQEGFLKKTPRGRVATRLAFEHLGLPYRPSRQLSFL from the coding sequence ATGACGGACCGATTGTTGGAACCCAGGCCGCGAGAAGATGAACTACGCTTGGAGGCCAGCCTGAGGCCCCGAACCTTGGATGAATATCTCGGTCAGAGGGAGCTCAAGGAAAAGTTAAGCATTTTCATTCAGGCAGCCCGGCAGCGCGATGAACCCCTGGATCATGTCCTGCTTCACGGCCATCCGGGACTGGGAAAAACGTCTTTGGCATGCATCATCAGTCGTGAACTGGGCGTGCCCTTTCGATCCACATCAGGGCCCGTCATTGAACGGCCCGGTGATTTGGCGGCCATCCTGACAAATCTGGAACCGAGATCGGTCCTTTTCATTGACGAGATTCATCGTCTGAACCATGTCGTGGAAGAGATCCTGTACCCTGCCATGGAAGATTTTCAGTTGGATATCATCATCGGTCAGGGACCTTCGGCGCGTACCATCAAACTGGATCTTCCTCCGTTTACGCTGGTAGGAGCCACCACACGGGCGGGATTGCTTTCACCCCCTTTGCGCGACCGGTTCGGGGTGGTCTTACGCCTTGAATTTTACCGTGTGGAGGATTTGAAAGAGATTGTGTTGCGGGCCGCTCGCCTCTTGGGGCTGGCTATTGATGACGAGGGGGCCCATGAAATCGCTCGCCGTTCTCGAGGCACACCGCGCATCGCCAACAGACTGCTACGTCGTGTTCGAGATTTTGCGCAGGTGCGTGCTCAAGGATTCATCACTCGAGACGTGGCGGACACGGCGCTTCAAATGCTTGACGTGGATGAACGGGGCTTTGACCGCATGGACCGCCGGATTCTATCAACCATCATCGAAAAGTATGACGGAGGACCGGTCGGTATCGAGACTTTGGCAGCGGCTGTGTCCGAAGAGAAAGAAACCTTGGAGGAGGTCTACGAGCCGTACCTCATTCAAGAAGGCTTTCTCAAAAAAACACCGCGCGGCCGCGTGGCAACCCGTTTAGCCTTTGAACATCTGGGGTTACCCTATCGCCCGTCCCGGCAACTTTCGTTCCTGTAA
- the ruvA gene encoding Holliday junction branch migration protein RuvA translates to MIAHLEGRLRHKAPDHVIVDVHGVGYYVHVPLSTFYDLPEVGCLASFYVHTHMREDTLQLYGFGTSAEKDMFLHLIAVNGVGPKMALSILSGIQPDELRQAVLFQDRQRLQKIPGIGKKTAERILLELKDRLRLPQPEPSPAALPQPLEEDDGYADAYSALLNLGYRPAEAGRALQKARRSLAAFDKPTLEQLLREALRLLA, encoded by the coding sequence ATGATCGCCCATCTGGAAGGCCGACTTCGACATAAAGCTCCGGACCATGTCATTGTGGATGTCCACGGGGTGGGTTACTACGTTCATGTGCCGTTGAGCACCTTCTATGACCTTCCTGAAGTAGGGTGCCTAGCAAGCTTTTATGTGCACACGCATATGCGTGAAGATACCCTGCAACTTTACGGCTTCGGCACATCCGCTGAAAAGGACATGTTCCTGCATCTGATCGCCGTCAACGGGGTCGGACCCAAGATGGCTTTGAGCATTCTCTCGGGCATTCAGCCCGATGAATTGCGCCAGGCGGTGCTGTTTCAAGACCGGCAGCGATTGCAAAAGATTCCGGGCATCGGCAAAAAGACCGCGGAACGGATTCTTCTCGAACTCAAAGACCGTCTGCGTCTCCCTCAACCGGAACCTTCCCCCGCGGCATTGCCGCAGCCGTTGGAAGAGGATGACGGCTATGCCGATGCCTACTCGGCTTTGCTCAATTTGGGCTACCGTCCGGCGGAAGCCGGCAGAGCCCTGCAAAAGGCTCGGCGCTCCCTGGCCGCTTTCGACAAACCAACACTGGAACAGCTTCTGCGGGAAGCTCTGCGACTTCTGGCCTAA
- the ruvC gene encoding crossover junction endodeoxyribonuclease RuvC yields MRVLGIDPGSRHTGYGVVEEDGNRLIPVHYGSLPLPASMPLPVRLGSIFKEIRRIIEETGPKEMAVEEVFVARNARSALILGHARGAAIAAGIHGGLQVFEYSALEIKQAVVGYGKAEKIQVAHMTRILLGLRDLSDPHAADALAAAICHIHARSLVTRHPTAHRS; encoded by the coding sequence ATGCGCGTTTTGGGCATTGACCCAGGATCCCGACACACGGGCTACGGCGTGGTGGAAGAAGACGGAAATCGCCTGATTCCCGTTCATTACGGGTCTCTGCCTCTGCCGGCCTCTATGCCTCTGCCTGTGCGTTTGGGATCCATTTTTAAGGAAATTCGCCGTATTATTGAAGAAACAGGCCCCAAAGAGATGGCTGTCGAAGAAGTGTTTGTGGCTCGCAACGCACGAAGCGCTCTCATTTTGGGCCACGCTCGAGGGGCCGCCATAGCGGCGGGCATTCATGGCGGCCTTCAGGTCTTTGAGTACAGCGCATTAGAAATCAAGCAGGCCGTGGTGGGTTACGGCAAAGCCGAAAAAATTCAGGTGGCTCACATGACCCGGATCCTTTTGGGCTTACGCGATCTCAGCGATCCTCATGCCGCCGATGCTTTGGCCGCCGCCATCTGCCATATCCATGCACGGTCTTTAGTCACCCGTCACCCTACGGCTCATCGGTCATGA
- a CDS encoding YebC/PmpR family DNA-binding transcriptional regulator, which yields MSGHSKWSTIKHKKAAQDAKRGKIFTKLIKELTVAARLGGGDPEANPRLRAAIAAAKAENMPKENIERAIKKGTGELEGTAYEEAIYEGYGPGGVAILVEVTTDNRNRAASEIRHIFSKNGGSLGEAGCVAWMFEKHGLIVFNKDKVEEDTLMEVALEAGAEDVRDQGDQFEVITTPADLEKVKAAFDQRSMVYEMAQVTMVPQSTIRVEDEKTAQQLLKLMDALEDNDDVQNAYANFDIPDEILNAVA from the coding sequence ATGTCCGGACATTCCAAATGGAGCACCATCAAGCACAAGAAGGCCGCTCAGGACGCCAAACGCGGCAAAATCTTCACCAAACTCATTAAGGAATTAACGGTGGCCGCTCGATTAGGAGGCGGCGACCCGGAAGCCAACCCTCGGTTGCGGGCGGCCATTGCGGCGGCCAAGGCCGAGAACATGCCGAAGGAAAACATTGAAAGAGCCATCAAAAAGGGAACCGGCGAACTGGAAGGGACCGCCTATGAAGAAGCCATCTACGAAGGGTATGGTCCCGGAGGCGTCGCCATTCTGGTGGAAGTGACAACGGACAATCGGAATCGAGCCGCCAGTGAAATCCGTCACATTTTCAGCAAAAACGGCGGAAGCCTTGGTGAAGCCGGTTGTGTGGCCTGGATGTTCGAAAAACATGGACTGATCGTTTTCAATAAGGACAAGGTGGAGGAAGACACCCTTATGGAAGTGGCCCTGGAAGCGGGGGCCGAAGATGTGCGGGATCAGGGGGACCAATTCGAAGTGATCACCACACCGGCGGATCTGGAAAAAGTGAAGGCCGCTTTCGATCAAAGATCCATGGTCTACGAGATGGCCCAGGTGACCATGGTGCCCCAGAGCACCATTCGTGTGGAAGATGAAAAAACCGCACAGCAACTTCTGAAGCTCATGGATGCTCTGGAAGACAACGACGATGTGCAAAACGCCTACGCCAACTTCGATATCCCCGACGAAATTCTCAATGCGGTCGCTTGA
- a CDS encoding RlmE family RNA methyltransferase codes for MSHPYQDHYFHRAKKEQYLARAVYKLQEIQAKHRLVRAGDRVLDLGAAPGSWMQLTSRLVGPKGLVVGIDLQPISHPFPDHVVTLQQDIFDEAAINDVLHRYSPFDVVLSDMAPKTSGIKSADAARSELLFERALHLACKSLRPGGHFLAKIFQGEEFHLLLLKAKRLFRRVKVVKPDASRKQSREIYILAMEFKGTNG; via the coding sequence ATGAGTCATCCTTATCAGGATCATTACTTTCATCGAGCCAAGAAAGAGCAGTACCTTGCGCGTGCCGTCTACAAGTTGCAGGAGATTCAAGCGAAGCATCGTCTGGTACGTGCCGGGGATCGCGTCTTGGACCTGGGCGCGGCGCCGGGTTCTTGGATGCAGCTCACCAGTCGCCTTGTGGGACCAAAAGGCTTGGTGGTGGGCATCGATCTTCAACCCATCTCCCACCCTTTTCCCGACCATGTCGTGACCTTGCAGCAGGACATTTTTGATGAAGCCGCCATCAACGACGTGCTTCATCGATACAGCCCTTTCGATGTGGTGTTGAGTGATATGGCACCCAAGACTTCCGGCATCAAATCCGCGGATGCGGCTCGATCGGAGCTGCTCTTTGAAAGGGCCTTGCATCTTGCCTGCAAGTCCTTGCGCCCTGGGGGACATTTCCTTGCCAAGATTTTTCAAGGGGAAGAATTTCATCTTTTGCTTTTGAAAGCCAAGAGGCTTTTTCGGCGGGTCAAAGTGGTCAAGCCGGATGCCTCACGGAAACAGAGTCGTGAAATCTATATTCTTGCCATGGAGTTCAAGGGGACAAACGGTTGA
- a CDS encoding inositol monophosphatase family protein: MSHEGAGMEELREFALEVIRQAGLEALRFYGKGRRDIKFDEDLVTEAELHLVGFFHDKLRTRFPEHELFGDAPPRKDYVHGHKGYLWVYDALDGVANFQAGIPLWGTSLALFENFWPILGIFHLPVTGECFYAEPDRGAYLNDMPISIAPTGEVNNESLLFTYSRMHEHFRSNFPGKIRNLGCTAAHISYVAMGRAEGALLRSVSYQDLAAAQIILQAAGGNLQFLDGRPLHLNEYFEARRVDGPLLAAPDGAHAMIRGYLQDLQSS, encoded by the coding sequence ATGAGTCATGAGGGCGCCGGCATGGAGGAACTTCGCGAATTCGCTCTGGAAGTTATTCGGCAGGCAGGCCTGGAGGCGCTTCGCTTTTACGGTAAGGGCCGAAGGGATATAAAATTCGACGAAGACTTGGTTACGGAAGCGGAACTGCATCTTGTTGGTTTTTTTCATGACAAACTACGCACGCGTTTTCCTGAACATGAGCTTTTTGGTGATGCCCCGCCCCGCAAGGACTACGTGCATGGTCATAAAGGGTACCTCTGGGTCTATGACGCTCTGGACGGTGTAGCCAATTTCCAAGCCGGTATTCCCCTTTGGGGCACTTCCCTGGCCCTGTTTGAAAATTTCTGGCCCATTCTCGGGATATTTCACTTGCCTGTCACAGGTGAATGCTTTTACGCAGAACCTGACCGGGGTGCGTATCTCAACGACATGCCCATCAGCATCGCTCCAACGGGTGAAGTCAACAACGAGAGTCTCCTTTTTACCTATTCGCGCATGCATGAACATTTCCGGTCGAATTTTCCGGGAAAGATTCGAAACCTGGGATGCACGGCGGCTCACATCAGCTATGTGGCCATGGGACGTGCCGAAGGGGCTCTGCTGCGCAGCGTCTCATACCAAGATCTTGCGGCGGCTCAAATCATTCTGCAGGCTGCAGGGGGCAACCTTCAGTTTCTGGACGGAAGACCGCTCCATCTCAATGAATATTTCGAAGCCAGGCGTGTGGATGGTCCTCTTCTGGCGGCACCGGACGGAGCTCACGCGATGATTCGAGGCTATCTACAGGATCTGCAAAGTTCATGA
- a CDS encoding bacterioferritin produces MESKEKRREKVIEVLNKARSMELLAIHQYMNQHYNLDNMDYGELAAKMKLIAIDEMRHAEMFAERVKELGGEPVTGHDGQVIKGQDVREIFPFDANLEDDTIDAYNQFRLICQENGDAISMKLFEDIIKEEQIHYNYFDNVDGHIKKLGDTFLAKIAGTPSETGLPPRGFAVGTGTEA; encoded by the coding sequence ATGGAGAGCAAGGAAAAACGTCGAGAGAAAGTGATTGAAGTCCTCAACAAGGCCCGTTCTATGGAACTTTTGGCTATTCATCAGTACATGAACCAGCATTACAACCTGGACAACATGGACTACGGTGAGCTCGCTGCAAAAATGAAACTCATTGCCATCGATGAAATGCGCCATGCTGAAATGTTCGCCGAACGTGTCAAGGAACTGGGAGGAGAACCCGTAACAGGCCATGACGGCCAGGTGATCAAAGGCCAAGATGTGCGAGAGATTTTTCCGTTTGACGCCAATCTGGAAGACGACACCATTGACGCCTACAATCAATTCCGGCTGATATGCCAGGAAAACGGCGATGCCATCAGTATGAAACTTTTTGAAGACATCATCAAAGAGGAACAGATTCACTACAACTATTTTGACAATGTGGACGGCCACATCAAAAAATTGGGCGACACCTTCCTTGCGAAGATTGCAGGAACTCCGTCGGAAACGGGTCTGCCACCTCGAGGGTTTGCCGTGGGAACCGGCACTGAAGCTTAA
- a CDS encoding VOC family protein, which translates to MGHMVSPGEQLVLAIYVRNLETSLKFFLDFGFQLSRRDGPFVELRWEDSLLFLVERPDVTEPPTPVGNLRVMVPDVDAYYHKAQALGYTVVMPPGDRYYQLRDFVIEGPDGIHLRFAGPVRQKNDLSA; encoded by the coding sequence ATGGGACACATGGTATCCCCGGGAGAACAACTGGTGCTTGCCATTTATGTGAGGAATTTGGAAACCTCGTTGAAGTTTTTCTTGGATTTTGGTTTTCAGTTGAGCCGCCGGGACGGCCCTTTTGTGGAACTACGTTGGGAGGATTCTCTGTTGTTTCTGGTTGAGCGGCCTGATGTGACCGAGCCGCCGACTCCTGTGGGAAACCTCCGGGTGATGGTGCCCGATGTGGATGCGTATTACCATAAGGCTCAGGCCCTAGGGTATACCGTGGTGATGCCGCCGGGCGATCGGTATTATCAGCTGAGGGATTTTGTTATTGAGGGTCCGGACGGAATCCATTTGCGATTTGCCGGCCCGGTGCGGCAGAAGAACGATCTATCAGCGTGA
- the acnA gene encoding aconitate hydratase AcnA, with the protein MNAANWTKTINVLGRTFQVVDLDVLARHFGVDLQGLPFSIRILLENVARKLDQMTVKDSDLENVARWGSSPNGSAEVAFYPARVLMQDFTGVPAVVDLAAMRDAMKALGGDPRVINPLVPVDLVIDHSIQVDAYGTERALQINTAKEYERNRERYELLKWAQKTFDTLKVVPPRSGICHQVNLEYLSQVIIADSSTSRHIPWAYPDTVVGTDSHTTMINGIGVLGWGVGGIEAEAVMLGQPYWMTLPEVIGVRLVGRLRPGVTATDLVLHVTERLRGYNVVEKFVEFFGPGLGHLSLPDRATVANMAPEYGATVGFFPVDAVTVAYLRSTGRETQATLVEIGARALHLFADSDRDPRYTDVLELDMATVEPSLAGPARPQDRIPLCRMKEKFADVLGCRYDATVPKTQKSVFMQESGCRTEKLKACVPLGQRFFPVDIHGRLSHIGDGSVVIAAITSCTNTSNPTVMMGAGLLARNAVRRGLTVPPHVKTSLAPGSTVVMDYLADAGLLPFLEALGFHCVGFGCTTCIGNSGPLPPAVEKVIEEHGLNVAAVLSGNRNFEARVHPRVRSNYLASPILVVAYALAGRIDVDMAREPLALDPNGDPVYLEELWPTSEEVARWIERSVKKKFFQKAYANVYEGDSLWKDLEVAEGTTFVWKPESTYIRKPPYFEAMPPEPEPLRDIEGARVLLLLGRSVTTDHISPAGSIPKDYPAGRYLMEHGVNPSDFNSYGARRGNHEVMIRGTFGNIRLRNRLVDDREGSWTRKFPEDRLMFVYDAAMAYAKEGTPLLVLAGEEYGTGSSRDWAAKGTALLGVRAVIAQSFERIHRSNLVGMGVLPLVFEKGESWESLGLDGTEVFHVKGVSGLAPRKRLEVTAVKPDGTIVNFAVTARLETEIEVEYFRHGGILPYVLRKRLQG; encoded by the coding sequence ATGAACGCGGCAAACTGGACGAAAACGATCAATGTCTTAGGCCGAACTTTTCAAGTTGTGGATCTCGACGTCCTGGCGCGACATTTCGGCGTGGATCTGCAGGGACTTCCTTTCTCTATTCGAATCCTACTGGAAAACGTGGCGAGGAAACTGGACCAGATGACCGTCAAGGATTCTGACCTGGAAAATGTGGCCCGATGGGGTTCTTCACCAAATGGTTCCGCGGAAGTGGCTTTTTATCCGGCAAGGGTGCTCATGCAGGATTTTACCGGTGTCCCGGCCGTCGTGGATCTGGCGGCCATGCGGGATGCCATGAAGGCTTTGGGTGGTGATCCTCGCGTTATCAATCCCTTGGTCCCTGTGGACTTGGTGATCGATCATTCAATACAGGTGGATGCTTACGGCACTGAAAGAGCCCTCCAGATCAACACGGCCAAGGAGTATGAACGAAACCGAGAACGTTACGAACTCTTGAAGTGGGCTCAAAAAACCTTTGACACTCTAAAGGTGGTCCCGCCTCGATCCGGAATCTGTCACCAGGTGAACCTGGAATACCTCTCTCAAGTGATCATCGCCGACTCCTCTACTTCCCGCCACATACCATGGGCTTATCCGGACACTGTGGTGGGAACGGATTCTCACACCACCATGATCAACGGGATCGGTGTCCTGGGCTGGGGCGTTGGAGGCATCGAGGCGGAAGCGGTCATGCTGGGACAACCTTACTGGATGACCCTTCCGGAAGTCATCGGCGTGCGACTCGTGGGGCGTCTTCGTCCTGGAGTGACAGCGACCGACCTGGTGCTTCACGTCACAGAACGGCTTCGTGGCTACAACGTTGTGGAAAAATTTGTGGAATTTTTTGGTCCGGGGCTTGGGCATCTTTCGTTACCGGATCGAGCCACAGTGGCCAACATGGCTCCTGAATATGGTGCCACGGTGGGATTTTTCCCGGTCGATGCTGTTACTGTGGCATACCTTCGGTCCACCGGCAGAGAAACCCAAGCGACCCTGGTGGAAATCGGGGCTCGAGCGCTCCACCTTTTTGCGGACTCTGATCGTGATCCCCGCTATACAGACGTTCTCGAGTTGGACATGGCGACAGTGGAGCCATCCCTTGCCGGCCCGGCTAGGCCTCAAGACCGCATTCCTCTCTGCCGCATGAAAGAAAAATTTGCGGATGTCCTGGGCTGTCGCTACGATGCCACCGTACCTAAGACGCAGAAGTCCGTTTTCATGCAAGAATCCGGATGTCGAACGGAAAAATTGAAAGCCTGTGTGCCACTAGGGCAACGTTTTTTCCCTGTGGACATTCACGGTCGGCTTTCTCACATCGGAGATGGCAGTGTGGTCATCGCGGCGATCACGTCCTGCACCAATACATCGAATCCAACGGTCATGATGGGAGCGGGACTGCTGGCTCGAAACGCCGTGCGTCGAGGTCTGACCGTTCCACCTCATGTGAAAACATCCCTTGCACCGGGAAGCACCGTTGTTATGGATTACCTGGCCGATGCCGGTCTTTTGCCCTTTTTGGAAGCCCTTGGGTTTCACTGTGTGGGTTTCGGCTGCACTACCTGTATCGGAAACAGCGGGCCACTGCCTCCAGCCGTGGAAAAGGTCATCGAGGAACATGGGCTTAACGTGGCTGCAGTGCTTTCAGGGAACAGAAACTTTGAGGCCCGCGTTCACCCGCGTGTTCGTTCCAATTACCTGGCATCCCCCATCCTTGTGGTGGCCTACGCCTTGGCAGGGCGCATCGATGTGGATATGGCGCGTGAACCGCTCGCTCTGGACCCCAACGGAGATCCGGTTTATCTGGAAGAATTATGGCCCACGAGCGAAGAGGTGGCCCGGTGGATAGAAAGGTCGGTCAAGAAGAAGTTTTTTCAAAAGGCCTATGCGAACGTTTATGAGGGGGATTCCCTCTGGAAAGACCTCGAGGTTGCGGAAGGGACCACCTTCGTCTGGAAGCCCGAATCCACCTACATACGAAAGCCGCCCTATTTTGAAGCCATGCCTCCGGAACCCGAGCCGCTTCGTGACATTGAAGGGGCTCGGGTTTTGCTGCTTTTGGGCCGATCGGTCACCACGGATCACATTTCTCCGGCAGGATCCATTCCAAAAGATTACCCTGCAGGCCGCTACCTCATGGAGCATGGAGTGAATCCATCGGATTTCAACTCCTACGGAGCACGCCGCGGCAATCATGAAGTCATGATTCGTGGCACCTTCGGCAATATTCGACTGCGTAACCGGTTGGTTGATGACCGAGAAGGATCTTGGACACGCAAGTTCCCCGAAGATCGCCTCATGTTCGTTTACGATGCGGCTATGGCCTATGCCAAAGAAGGCACACCTCTCCTTGTGCTGGCCGGAGAAGAATACGGCACCGGTTCTTCTCGGGACTGGGCCGCCAAGGGGACGGCGCTTCTAGGCGTTCGTGCTGTCATCGCCCAATCCTTTGAAAGGATTCATCGCAGTAATCTTGTCGGTATGGGAGTTTTGCCGCTGGTTTTTGAGAAGGGAGAAAGCTGGGAATCCTTAGGACTCGATGGCACGGAGGTTTTTCATGTGAAAGGGGTGAGCGGCCTGGCACCTCGAAAACGCCTTGAAGTGACGGCAGTAAAACCTGATGGCACCATCGTGAACTTCGCTGTGACCGCACGGTTGGAAACAGAGATTGAAGTGGAATACTTCCGTCACGGAGGCATTTTGCCTTACGTGTTACGCAAACGACTCCAGGGGTGA
- a CDS encoding sulfite exporter TauE/SafE family protein — protein MWWILMASGILVGIGAAFTGLGGGFLMVPLLLYLGYSAQRAVGTSFMAILVISISALVAHNKLANVDYRAGLLLGIGGILGAQIGARLVEHVSTAHFKKIFAVVLVGLAAYLFFKK, from the coding sequence ATGTGGTGGATCTTGATGGCCAGCGGTATTTTGGTGGGAATCGGCGCCGCCTTCACGGGACTCGGAGGCGGCTTTCTCATGGTTCCCCTGCTCCTCTATTTGGGCTATTCCGCCCAACGAGCCGTGGGAACATCCTTCATGGCCATTTTGGTGATTTCCATTTCGGCCCTCGTGGCCCACAATAAATTGGCCAATGTGGATTACCGAGCCGGTCTTTTGCTGGGAATCGGGGGTATTCTGGGCGCCCAGATCGGCGCCCGACTGGTGGAACATGTATCCACGGCCCATTTCAAGAAGATCTTTGCCGTCGTTCTCGTCGGCCTTGCCGCCTACCTGTTCTTCAAGAAATAG
- a CDS encoding M28 family peptidase, with the protein MAGPLLVDPSLNMVEVEKALRDHLHVLTVEIGERSVLTPKNHAQAASYIADTLRAQGLHVREEPYPYENTTVANILAETGPEKPRRRYLVGAHYDSLARTVGADDNASAVAVLLETARLVQALRCFDTAQASVQFVAFALEEPPAYGTRFMGSRMRAKNAKKARERIDGMICLEMVGYTCRKPGCQSYPFPLGFRNYPSTGDFIGIVGNFGSRSLIRAMEQSFKKNPDLPVITLTVPFNGWLIPSVRLSDHAPFWDAGYPAVMVTDSAFYRNPYYHTIHDTMETLDFGFMAQLVRSLVGFLCDSTF; encoded by the coding sequence ATGGCTGGTCCACTCCTGGTCGATCCCTCCCTGAACATGGTCGAGGTGGAAAAGGCTTTGCGAGACCATCTTCATGTCCTTACCGTGGAAATTGGGGAGCGCAGTGTTTTGACCCCCAAGAATCACGCTCAAGCTGCGAGTTATATCGCCGACACATTGCGGGCACAGGGGCTTCATGTCCGCGAAGAACCTTACCCTTACGAAAACACCACCGTGGCCAACATTCTGGCCGAAACCGGCCCTGAAAAGCCTCGACGTCGCTACCTTGTGGGAGCCCATTACGACTCTCTAGCAAGAACCGTCGGCGCCGATGACAACGCCAGCGCCGTCGCTGTTCTTTTGGAAACCGCCCGGCTGGTGCAGGCTCTTCGTTGTTTCGATACAGCTCAGGCGAGTGTCCAGTTCGTAGCCTTTGCCTTGGAAGAACCCCCGGCGTATGGAACACGGTTTATGGGAAGCCGTATGCGGGCTAAAAATGCCAAAAAGGCCAGGGAACGTATCGACGGCATGATCTGCCTGGAAATGGTGGGCTACACCTGCCGAAAACCGGGTTGCCAGAGTTATCCTTTTCCGCTGGGTTTCAGGAATTATCCATCTACGGGGGATTTTATCGGCATTGTGGGCAATTTCGGCTCACGCAGTCTGATCCGTGCCATGGAACAATCGTTTAAGAAAAACCCAGACCTTCCTGTCATCACTCTGACGGTGCCTTTCAACGGCTGGCTCATTCCGTCCGTGCGCTTAAGCGATCACGCGCCTTTTTGGGACGCCGGCTACCCAGCCGTCATGGTCACCGATTCCGCTTTCTATCGTAATCCCTACTACCACACCATCCATGACACCATGGAAACTCTGGACTTTGGCTTTATGGCCCAATTGGTTCGCAGCTTGGTGGGTTTTTTGTGCGATTCCACTTTCTGA